The uncultured Subdoligranulum sp. genomic sequence TGGCCGGGGGCGAAGGTGCTGCTGATGGAGCACAACTACCGTTCCGGGACCGAGATCGTGGACGCCGCCAACCGCTTTGTGGCCCGCAACCGCTACCGCCGTCCCAAGGTCATGCGGGCCACCTGCGGCGACCAGGGACCGCTGGAGATCGTGAAGATCGCCAGGCGGGAGGACCAGTTCAGCTGGCTGTTTGAGCGGGTGCGCCGGGGCGAAAAGCTGGCGGTGCTCTTCCGCAACAACGAGAGCGCCCTGCCCCTCATCGACCTGTGCGAGCGGCACAGCCTGGCCTACCGGTTTCCCCGCAGCGACCTGACCTTTTTCACCGACAAGATCGTGCTGGACGTGGCGGACCTGCTGCAGCTGGCCCGCCGCCCCACCGACAGCGGTCTGTTCATGAAGCTCTACTACAAGTTCGGGCTGCCCATCGCCCGGCGGCAGGCGGTCTACGCCTGCGGGGCCAGCGACCGCAGCGGACGGCCCATCCTGGAGGAGCTGCGGCGCTGTCCCGACCTGAGCCGCCGGGTGCGGGAGGGGCTGGAGGATGTGGTGGCCGCCATGCACCGGCTGCCGGGGCTCACCGCCGCCGAGGCCGTCACCGCCCTGCGGGACGAGGCGGGCTACGGTGCCTATCTGGAGCAGAAGCGGATGGACAGCGGCAAACTGTCCATCCTGGGGCTGCTGGCGGAGCAGGAACCCACCCCCGACCGGCTGCTGGCCCGGCTGGCAGAACTGCGGGAGGTGCTGGCCCACCGGCAGGACCCCGCCCAGGCGTTGTTGACCCTCTCCACCATCCATTCCAGCAAGGGGCTGGAGTATGACAGCGTGGTGCTGCTGGACGTTTTTGACGGCATCCTGCCCGCCCAGCTGGAAGTCTGCTGCCGCACCAGGGAGGACACCCTGCGCTACGAGGAGGACCGGCGGCTCTACTATGTGGCTATGACCCGGGCCAAGCGGCGGCTGGTGCTCTTTGACTGCCCGGCGCTGCCCTCGGTGTTCACCCAGGAGGTACTCTTCAACCTGCCGGAGGCCCGGGCCAGGCGGGAGCAGGAGGCCCAAGAAGCCGCCCGGCTGCGGAATAAGGCCGACAAACTGCTGGCCAGCACCCCAACCACGGCCCCGGCCCCCAAGCTGCCGCCGGTGGACCTGGGGGAGCTGTCCCGGGTGGGGGCCACCGTCAAACACGCGGTATTCGGCCTGGGTTCTGTCACCGAGGTGAGCGGACGGTTCCTCACCATCCGCTTTCTGGACGGCCGGGAGCGCCGCCTGGACGGTCCCACGGTGGCTGAGCATCACCTGCTGGAACCTGCCGACGATTTATAACAAACCGCCCGCTGCTTCGCGCAGCGGGCGGTTGCTTTTATTGGAGCGACCTGTCACTCCCGGCAGACCGACACCACCGGGATATTCAGCAGGCTTTGCCGCACGCGGAGGTCGATGTCCTCCCCCGGCGTGGGCCATGTGGCGGGATCGCCGCCCAGCGGGGTGCGGAACGTCCGTCCCTCCCACCGGAACACCAGGCTGCCGCCGTCCTCTTGCTCTTGGGGCAGCCGTACCTCCACCACCGTGCCGGTATCGGGGACGGCCGGGGCGGTGAGCGCCAGATTCAGGCTGTAGCTCAGCGGGAAGGCCAGCATGGCCGCCAGCATCAGGATCATCCCCCGTTCCCGCCTGCGCTCGGGGGGACGGCGCCGCTCGCAGACCACCGCCAGCGCCACCCCCAGCGCCAGGCAGAGCACGGCCAGCGGCACCGGGCGGCCCACAAGGAACACCCGGGCTTCCAGCACTGCCCACATCAGAGCGCCGCTGACCGGCAGAAGGGTGAGCCACAGCCTCACATGCATCCGCCGCCAGGCCGGGGTGGCCAGGACCTGCCGCAGTCCCCCGAGCCGGGGCCGGAGCGGATAGGCCTCCCACACAAAGATGTCCGGGAAGGCAAGGTAGGCCCCGAAAAAGACCAGCGGCAGCCAGCAGGCCAGCAGCGATGCGGAGCGCAGCCCCAGCACGTTCCGCCCCTGCACCAGCAGCCACCACTGGACCAGCAGCACCACCGGCGGCAGCCAGGCCACCGGGCGCAGCCATTTCATCCAGCGGTGGGCAGGCAGGCGGTCCGCTTCGTTCCAGTCCTCCACGGCCTGCACCCGGGGGATGGGTTCGGTCATCCGCCGTCGCACAGCGGTGCCGGTGTTGGCCACGTTCCGGGCCTGCAGCAGGTCCAGCAGCGCCTTTTCGTGGATCATGCCCTTGTCAAAATGGTAGAGGACCCGGCCTGACCCGTCGCAGACATAATACCGGCCCAGCCATCGCCGGACCCGCACAAAGGCGGGGCGTTCTTCCGCCCGGCGATACCACCCCCAGATGTTCCAGCAGTCTGCATGGCCGTCGGGGGTCACCAGCAATCTTTCGTTGCGCGCCGCCACCACCACGATGGCCATGGCCAGCACGCCCACCGCCAGAAAGGCGCCGCAGGCGATCAGGCCCGTCAGGTCGTCGGCCGAGGCGGCCAGCCTGGGAAGCAGCGCCAGAAAGGCCGCATACAGCAGTTCCATCACGGCGCCAACGGGTGCGGCCCAGCCGGAGTTGCAGACTTCCAGCTCCCCTTCCCCGGGGTCCCGCCGGCTGGGGCAGAAAACCATCTGCCCCAGACCCACCGGCAGGCAGAAGGCCTGCCCCGCCAGCACCGCCTGCCGCATGGCGGCCCCGCCGGGCAGCGGGTGTGCCCACCAGTACCAGAATCCGCCCAGCCCGATGACCAGCACTGCCGCACCGGCCAGCCGCTGCACCACGGTGCGGATCCCCAGCCGTGTTGTTTGCCCGGTCATGGTCCTTCCCCCTTTGCGCTTTATACCAGTATACCATAGAATCTGCCGCTGTGCCCGGCAAAGGAGCACAAAAAACCGCCCCCGCGGCCTTTGCAGGCCACAGGGGCGGTTAGGATTATCCGATCAGCTCGTCAGGCGACGGGGTGCAGCTTACAGCTGGGGACCGGCGGCAACCAGAGCCTTGCCGGCTTCGTTGCTCTCGTACTTGACGAAGTTCTTCTGGAAGCGGGAAGCCAGATCCTTGGCCTTCTCCTCCCACTGGGAAGCTTCGGCGTAGGTGTCGCGAGGATCGAGGATCTTCGGATCGACGCCGGGCAGCTCGGTGGGCACTTCGAAGTTGAAGTAGGGGATGGTCTTGGTGGGCGCGGTCTTGATGGAGCCATCCAGGATGGCGTCGATGATGCCGCGGGTATCCTTGATGGAGATGCGCTTGCCGGTGCCGTTCCAGCCGGTGTTGACCAGGTAGGCCTTGGCGCCGGACTTCTTCATCTTCTTGACCAGTTCCTCAGCATACTTGGTGGGATGCAGTTCCAGGAAGGCCTGGCCGAAGCAGGCGGAGAAGGTGGGGGTGGGCTCGGTGATGCCGCGCTCGGTGCCGGCCAGCTTGGCGGTGAAGCCGGACAGGAAGTAGTACTCGGTCTGCTCGGGGGTCAGGATGGAGACCGGGGGCAGAACGCCGAAGGCATCGGCGGACAGGAAGATGACGTTCTTGGCCGCGGGAGCCGCAGAGACGGGACGGACGATCTTCTCGATGTGGTCGATGGGGTAGGACACACGGGTGTTCTCGGTGACGCTCTTGTCGTCGAAGTCGATCTTGCCGTTCTCGTCCAGGGTGACGTTCTCCAGCAGGGCGTTGCGCTTGATGGCGTTGTAGATGTCGGGCTCGGACTCCTTGTCCAGGTTGATGACCTTGGCGTAGCAGCCGCCCTCGAAGTTGAAGACGCCGTTGTCGTCCCAGCCGTGCTCGTCATCGCCGATGAGCAGACGCTTCGGGTCGGTGGACAGGGTGGTCTTGCCGGTGCCGGACAGGCCGAAGAAGATGGCGGTGTTCTCGCCGTTCAGGTCGGTGTTGGCGGAGCAGTGCATGGAGGCAATGCCCTTCAGCGGCAGGAAGTAGTTCATCATGGAGAACATGCCCTTCTTCATCTCGCCGCCGTACCAGGTGTTCAGGATGACCTGCTCACGGCTGGTGATGTTGAAGACAACGGCGGTCTCGGAGTTGAGGCCCAGTTCCTTGTAGTTCTCCACCTTGGCCTTGGAAGCGTTGTAGACCACGAAGTCAGGCTCGAAGTTCTCCAGCTCCTCGGCGGTGGGCTTGATGAACATGTTGGTCACGAAGTGTGCCTGCCAGGCCACTTCCATGATGAAGCGGATGGCCATGCGGGTGTCCTTGTTGGCGCCGCAGAAGGCATCCACCACGAACAGACGCTTGTTGGACAGCTCGTTGATGGCCAGCTTCTTGCAGGCATCCCAGGCTTCCTTGGAGGCGGGCTTGTTGTCGTTCTTGTAGCCCTCGGAAGTCCACCACACGGTGTCCTTGGAGTTCTCGTCCATGACGATGAATTTATCCTTGGGGGAGCGGCCGGTATAGATGCCGGTCATAACATCGACGGCTCCCAGTTCGCTGACACGGCCCTTCTCGTAGCCTTCCAGGCCGGGCTTGGTCTCTTCTGCGAAGAGTTCGTCATAAGAGGGGTTGTGCACGATCTCGGTCGTGCCGCTGATACCATACTTGGTCAGATCCAGCTTTGCCATGATACATTTACCTCTTTCTCTATACATTTGGCCGGAACGATCCGGCGGCCGGCAGAGCCGCCGACCGTTTGCAATGGGAGACAGCCGGCCCTTGTCCCCCATAGTACTTTTATTATACATGATTCGCCGTTAAAAGCAAGGATAAAAACCTTTAAAAAATTGTGACTTTTCCGCTTTTGGCCGCCCTTTTGCCCCGTTTTCCGTCCGGTGTTTCCGGCCGGCGGACAAGACAAAGGCCCGCCCCGGTTTCCGGGGCGGGCGCAGCGTCACAGTGTAAGGTCCCCCACCAGCATGCTGCCGGCGGTGTCGATGGCATAGACCGTGTATTTGTGGTTTT encodes the following:
- a CDS encoding ATP-dependent helicase — translated: MEEQQFLEQYMASFNGQQQAAVGAVEGPVLLLAVPGSGKTTVLVTRLGYMVLCRGIAPESILTMTYTVAATREMRGRFAARFGEALAGRMQFRTINGVSAVILQYYSRRYHRQQPQLMTNEGELTRLLTQLYQQVAGDYPTESTLQELRTAITYIKNMALDEEGIAALETDLPDLPALYRRYQAELKRRGWMDYDDQMVFALQILKAVPAVLGYFQDRFPYLCVDESQDTSKIQHEIIALLAGRSRNLFMVGDEDQSIYGFRAAYPQALMEFEKVWPGAKVLLMEHNYRSGTEIVDAANRFVARNRYRRPKVMRATCGDQGPLEIVKIARREDQFSWLFERVRRGEKLAVLFRNNESALPLIDLCERHSLAYRFPRSDLTFFTDKIVLDVADLLQLARRPTDSGLFMKLYYKFGLPIARRQAVYACGASDRSGRPILEELRRCPDLSRRVREGLEDVVAAMHRLPGLTAAEAVTALRDEAGYGAYLEQKRMDSGKLSILGLLAEQEPTPDRLLARLAELREVLAHRQDPAQALLTLSTIHSSKGLEYDSVVLLDVFDGILPAQLEVCCRTREDTLRYEEDRRLYYVAMTRAKRRLVLFDCPALPSVFTQEVLFNLPEARARREQEAQEAARLRNKADKLLASTPTTAPAPKLPPVDLGELSRVGATVKHAVFGLGSVTEVSGRFLTIRFLDGRERRLDGPTVAEHHLLEPADDL
- the pckA gene encoding phosphoenolpyruvate carboxykinase (ATP) — translated: MAKLDLTKYGISGTTEIVHNPSYDELFAEETKPGLEGYEKGRVSELGAVDVMTGIYTGRSPKDKFIVMDENSKDTVWWTSEGYKNDNKPASKEAWDACKKLAINELSNKRLFVVDAFCGANKDTRMAIRFIMEVAWQAHFVTNMFIKPTAEELENFEPDFVVYNASKAKVENYKELGLNSETAVVFNITSREQVILNTWYGGEMKKGMFSMMNYFLPLKGIASMHCSANTDLNGENTAIFFGLSGTGKTTLSTDPKRLLIGDDEHGWDDNGVFNFEGGCYAKVINLDKESEPDIYNAIKRNALLENVTLDENGKIDFDDKSVTENTRVSYPIDHIEKIVRPVSAAPAAKNVIFLSADAFGVLPPVSILTPEQTEYYFLSGFTAKLAGTERGITEPTPTFSACFGQAFLELHPTKYAEELVKKMKKSGAKAYLVNTGWNGTGKRISIKDTRGIIDAILDGSIKTAPTKTIPYFNFEVPTELPGVDPKILDPRDTYAEASQWEEKAKDLASRFQKNFVKYESNEAGKALVAAGPQL